The Planctomycetota bacterium genome includes a region encoding these proteins:
- a CDS encoding redoxin domain-containing protein, with amino-acid sequence MIRRVVALAAALSAAAVPASAQERGMIGKPIKEFKLRDATKDGDAWISLADFKGKSPVVLVWISEKCDVTWKYEKRTGALREEFGPKGVQFLAVWSSAADTREGIRKYVESKNYGMPVLDDENGELARYFGAVVTPTYAVIDKEGVLRYVGAMDDLQCGPNYRADESQVKERYVHSVLTALLEGKEVTVAPRKGFG; translated from the coding sequence ATGATTCGACGCGTCGTGGCGCTGGCGGCCGCTCTGTCGGCGGCGGCCGTCCCCGCCTCCGCCCAAGAGCGCGGCATGATCGGCAAGCCGATCAAGGAATTCAAGCTTCGGGACGCCACCAAGGACGGGGACGCCTGGATCAGCTTGGCGGACTTCAAAGGCAAGAGCCCGGTCGTTCTCGTCTGGATCAGCGAGAAGTGCGACGTCACCTGGAAGTACGAAAAGCGCACGGGCGCCCTCCGGGAGGAATTCGGCCCCAAGGGCGTGCAGTTCCTCGCCGTCTGGAGCAGCGCCGCGGACACCCGCGAAGGGATCCGCAAATACGTCGAGTCCAAGAACTACGGCATGCCGGTGCTCGACGACGAGAACGGCGAGCTGGCCCGCTACTTCGGAGCGGTCGTGACGCCGACCTACGCGGTCATCGACAAAGAGGGCGTTCTGCGCTACGTCGGCGCCATGGACGACCTGCAGTGCGGCCCGAACTACCGCGCCGACGAGAGTCAGGTCAAGGAGCGGTACGTCCATTCGGTCCTCACCGCGCTCCTCGAAGGCAAGGAAGTGACCGTCGCCCCGAGAAAGGGCTTCGGGTGA